A single Phragmites australis chromosome 4, lpPhrAust1.1, whole genome shotgun sequence DNA region contains:
- the LOC133915048 gene encoding uncharacterized protein LOC133915048: MSSSSSASPVPPEDDVCSVCHDHFRIPCQANCSHWFCGECIIRVWHHGPAVQACKCPICRRLINLLVPAELSEQEVNDPPVQRVLGEIQHYNCIFGVEPRSLTQRLQDMPFFIRRLFRELMDPQRTLPLVFRARMMTMVALSAIYVLSPVDFLPESVLGLFGFVDDLLLLLIVFLHLAAVYRSLLLYRHGGQ; this comes from the exons atgagctcctcctcgtcggcgtcGCCCGTGCCGCCGGAGGACGACGTCTGCTCGGTGTGCCACGACCACTTCCGGATCCCATGCCAGGCCAACTGCTCCCATTGGTTCTGTG GAGAGTGCATCATCCGCGTTTGGCATCATGGGCCTGCTGTACAGGCTTGCAAGTGTCCCATTTGTCGTCGCCTTATAAATCTGCTGGTACCTGCTGAATTATCAGAGCAGGAGGTGAATGATCCACCAGTTCAACGTGTTTTAGGAGAGATTCAGCACTATAACTGCATATTTGGCGTAGAACCACGCAGTCTGACTCAG AGGTTGCAAGACATGCCCTTTTTCATCCGAAGACTGTTCAGAGAACTAATGGATCCCCAGCGGACTCTCCCACTTGTCTTCAGGGCGCGGATGATGACGATG GTTGCATTGAGTGCAATTTATGTCCTGAGTCCTGTGGACTTTCTTCCCGAGA GTGTGTTGGGGCTGTTTGGATTCGTTGATGACCTGCTCCTTCTGTTGATCGTGTTCCTCCACCTCGCTGCTGTTTACCGGTCATTGCTTCTATACCGCCATGGAGGGCAATAA